A window of Pirellulales bacterium contains these coding sequences:
- a CDS encoding NAD(P)/FAD-dependent oxidoreductase produces the protein MQQPAAYDAIVIGGGHNGLVTAGYLAKAGKKVLVLERRHVLGGAATTEELWPGYKVSTAAYVVSLFLPEITRDLKLSEYGFRVLARSPSSFTPLPDGRYLLMGPEQGLNQREIAKFSARDAARFGDYESLLERVAKTLELVLSQTAPDVLPMPRDWRSIGLAKRLRDGKSAWQLYQSMGRLGRDLPEAVELLTGSARAILDRWFEADALKATLATDAIIGAFAPISAPGSAYVLLHHVMGEAGGARGVWGYVQGGMGGLANALERACADLGVVIEREVEVTRIRTTGGTAQGVALADGREFSAPVVASSIDPHWTFERFLTPDELPSDFLAAVQRIDYSSASAKINLALAEAPAFTACGDNTVGPQHRGTMHIGPSLDYLERAYDDAKYGRPSAEPILELTMPTSVDDTIAPAGRHIVSIFVQYAPYQLAHGDWDSIKESFADRCIAKLAEYAPNVPGAILHRQILSPLDLERTYRLTGGNIFQGAMTMHQLFSFRPVAGWADYRTPIAGLYLCGAAAHPGGGVMGACGRNAAREILRDN, from the coding sequence ATGCAGCAACCGGCAGCTTACGACGCCATTGTGATTGGCGGCGGACACAACGGCTTGGTCACCGCCGGCTATCTGGCCAAGGCGGGCAAGAAGGTGTTGGTCCTGGAGCGGCGCCATGTGCTGGGGGGCGCGGCGACCACGGAGGAGCTTTGGCCGGGATACAAGGTGTCGACGGCCGCCTACGTGGTGAGCCTGTTCCTGCCGGAGATCACGCGCGATCTCAAACTAAGCGAGTATGGTTTTCGCGTATTGGCGCGGAGTCCTTCGTCGTTTACTCCACTGCCAGACGGCCGCTACTTGTTGATGGGCCCCGAGCAAGGTTTGAATCAGCGTGAGATCGCCAAGTTTAGCGCGCGCGACGCCGCTCGCTTCGGCGACTATGAGTCGCTGTTGGAGCGGGTTGCCAAGACGCTGGAGCTGGTGCTGAGCCAAACCGCTCCCGACGTGCTGCCGATGCCGCGCGATTGGCGCTCGATTGGGCTAGCGAAACGGCTACGCGACGGAAAGTCGGCCTGGCAGTTGTATCAAAGCATGGGGCGCTTGGGGCGGGACTTGCCGGAGGCGGTTGAACTGTTGACCGGATCGGCGCGCGCGATCTTGGATCGCTGGTTTGAAGCGGACGCGCTGAAGGCAACATTGGCCACGGATGCGATTATTGGGGCCTTCGCGCCGATTTCGGCGCCGGGCAGCGCGTATGTGTTGCTGCATCATGTGATGGGCGAGGCGGGCGGCGCGCGCGGCGTTTGGGGCTATGTGCAAGGAGGCATGGGAGGGTTGGCCAACGCGCTGGAGCGCGCGTGCGCGGACCTGGGGGTGGTGATCGAACGGGAAGTGGAGGTCACGCGGATCCGCACGACCGGCGGAACAGCGCAAGGCGTGGCGCTCGCCGATGGGCGCGAGTTCTCGGCGCCAGTGGTGGCGTCTAGCATCGACCCGCATTGGACGTTCGAGCGGTTTTTGACGCCGGACGAACTGCCGAGCGATTTTCTGGCGGCGGTCCAGCGCATCGATTACTCGTCGGCCTCCGCGAAGATCAACCTGGCTTTGGCCGAGGCGCCGGCGTTCACCGCCTGTGGCGACAACACAGTAGGCCCGCAGCACCGCGGCACGATGCACATTGGGCCGAGTTTGGATTATTTGGAGCGGGCCTACGACGACGCGAAATATGGCCGCCCCAGCGCTGAGCCAATTCTTGAGTTAACGATGCCAACCAGCGTGGACGACACGATTGCGCCCGCTGGGCGGCATATCGTGTCGATCTTCGTGCAGTACGCGCCTTATCAACTGGCCCATGGCGATTGGGATTCGATCAAAGAGTCGTTTGCCGATCGGTGCATCGCCAAGTTGGCGGAGTACGCGCCCAATGTGCCCGGCGCGATCCTGCATCGCCAAATCTTGTCGCCGCTCGACCTGGAGCGCACCTATCGCTTGACGGGGGGGAACATCTTTCAGGGGGCAATGACGATGCACCAGTTATTCAGCTTCCGCCCGGTGGCGGGCTGGGCCGACTACCGCACACCGATTGCGGGCTTGTACCTGTGCGGCGCCGCCGCGCATCCGGGTGGCGGCGTGATGGGAGCATGCGGGCGGAACGCGGCGCGAGAGATCTTGCGCGACAATTAG